Proteins found in one Paenibacillus dendritiformis genomic segment:
- a CDS encoding MerR family transcriptional regulator, producing the protein MGDEIRRNMALFPIGIVMKLTDLTARQIRYYEQHELIMPARTSGNQRLFSFNDVERLLEIKALIEKGVNIAGIKQVLHPVSKESQEATVLSEDSESKRKELSETQLHRMLKQQLISGNRPGQVSLIQGELSRFFTK; encoded by the coding sequence GTGGGGGATGAAATTCGCAGAAATATGGCTTTGTTTCCAATCGGCATCGTAATGAAGCTGACGGATTTGACCGCAAGGCAAATTCGTTACTATGAGCAGCATGAATTGATCATGCCTGCACGCACGTCCGGCAACCAGCGTCTATTTTCGTTCAATGACGTGGAGCGGCTGCTGGAGATTAAGGCGCTTATTGAGAAGGGTGTGAACATCGCCGGGATCAAGCAAGTGCTGCATCCGGTCTCCAAGGAATCCCAGGAGGCGACCGTGCTAAGCGAAGATTCGGAAAGCAAACGCAAGGAACTGTCGGAGACTCAACTGCATCGAATGCTGAAGCAGCAGCTCATTTCCGGAAACAGACCGGGTCAAGTGTCATTGATTCAAGGTGAACTGTCTCGTTTCTTCACGAAGTGA
- a CDS encoding WGxxGxxG family protein, producing MKKRLSAILIMVSISMVLAVPAFAVDGSGYDGGMNTNANNGYTTNTTGNNTNNVGTYATNGNRGNNYGWLGLLGLFGLAGLRKRSNEYSDQRS from the coding sequence ATGAAAAAACGATTGTCAGCTATCCTGATAATGGTGTCCATTTCTATGGTACTTGCGGTGCCAGCCTTTGCGGTAGATGGTTCCGGTTACGACGGCGGCATGAACACCAACGCGAATAATGGTTACACTACCAACACAACCGGCAACAACACAAACAACGTTGGAACTTACGCTACAAATGGTAACAGAGGCAACAATTATGGCTGGCTCGGTCTGCTTGGATTATTTGGGTTAGCAGGATTGCGTAAAAGAAGCAATGAATATTCCGACCAACGGTCATAA
- a CDS encoding GNAT family N-acetyltransferase yields MLILKKHLKLYKVSFPEHEQRLLEDQIAALDHSAYHCDVILDKDVFVGIIFYWKTARSCYIEHFAIDPDMRGNSMGSRCLKQFCEMNHLVILEIDPPVDPISIRRKNFYMRLGFQENHYEHKHPAYRKENLPHDLVIMSYPRSIAENEHTEFNEYLKNTIMKFDI; encoded by the coding sequence ATGCTTATTTTAAAAAAGCATTTGAAATTATATAAGGTCAGCTTTCCCGAGCACGAACAAAGATTATTGGAAGATCAAATTGCAGCCTTGGATCATTCGGCATATCATTGCGACGTGATCTTAGATAAGGACGTATTTGTTGGGATTATCTTCTATTGGAAAACGGCTCGATCTTGTTATATTGAACATTTTGCAATTGATCCGGATATGCGCGGAAATAGTATGGGATCTCGTTGTTTGAAACAGTTTTGTGAAATGAACCATCTTGTCATTTTAGAAATTGACCCGCCGGTAGATCCGATTTCGATTAGACGCAAAAATTTCTATATGCGACTTGGCTTTCAAGAAAATCATTACGAACATAAACATCCTGCGTATCGAAAAGAGAATTTACCCCATGACCTTGTCATCATGAGTTATCCAAGGAGTATTGCAGAAAATGAACATACCGAATTCAATGAATATTTGAAAAATACGATTATGAAGTTTGACATTTAG
- the hflX gene encoding GTPase HflX, which produces MRRTFYETSSDIQDRAVLVTLITDEVRRSRLRPEDSLQELVQLAETAGVAVLSVMMQQRENADSKWFIGKGKVAELGAVIAELDATTAIFDQELSGAQVRNLEEALDVKIIDRTQLILDIFAQRAKTREGIIQVELAQLSYLLPRLSGHGRNLSRLGGGIGTRGPGETKLETDRRHIRRRISDLKRQLQEVVRHRGVYRERRKKSGAIQVALVGYTNAGKSTLLRQLTEADVYVENQLFATLDPTSRQWELPNGKSTILTDTVGFIQHLPHELVASFRATLEEVNEADLILHVVDASSLMREEQMRVVDDILQQLGAGAKPQIVLYNKKDMCIEEQRHMLPLDESHFLISAYDEADLEQVRLAVQQHLSGRTVTYRLPGARGDLIALAHRIGEVLEQEADGEDVRLTVRLDRAEAELHSYKLEPYLS; this is translated from the coding sequence ATGCGAAGAACGTTCTATGAGACTTCCTCGGATATTCAGGACCGGGCGGTCTTGGTGACACTCATTACGGATGAAGTCCGGCGCAGCCGGCTTCGTCCGGAAGATTCCTTGCAGGAATTGGTGCAGCTGGCGGAGACGGCCGGCGTTGCCGTGCTGTCGGTTATGATGCAGCAGCGGGAGAATGCCGACTCGAAATGGTTCATAGGCAAAGGCAAGGTTGCCGAACTGGGAGCGGTCATCGCGGAGCTTGACGCGACGACTGCCATCTTCGATCAGGAGCTGTCCGGCGCCCAGGTTCGAAATCTGGAAGAAGCGCTCGATGTGAAAATTATTGACCGGACACAGCTGATTCTGGATATATTTGCACAGCGCGCGAAGACAAGAGAGGGTATTATTCAAGTCGAGCTTGCACAACTCTCTTACTTGCTGCCGCGGTTATCGGGCCATGGACGCAATCTATCCCGGCTAGGAGGCGGCATTGGAACGCGCGGGCCGGGGGAGACGAAGCTGGAGACCGATCGGCGCCATATCCGTCGGCGCATCTCCGATCTGAAGCGTCAGCTTCAAGAGGTGGTCCGGCACCGCGGTGTCTATCGCGAGCGCCGCAAGAAGAGCGGCGCGATTCAGGTGGCGCTCGTCGGCTATACGAACGCGGGCAAGTCGACGCTGCTCCGCCAGTTGACGGAAGCGGATGTCTACGTGGAGAACCAGCTGTTCGCCACGCTGGATCCAACCTCCCGGCAATGGGAGCTGCCGAACGGCAAATCGACCATTTTGACGGACACGGTCGGTTTCATTCAGCATTTGCCGCATGAGCTCGTCGCTTCGTTCCGCGCGACGCTGGAAGAAGTGAATGAGGCGGATCTCATTCTGCATGTCGTGGATGCCTCTTCTCTTATGCGGGAGGAGCAGATGCGGGTCGTCGACGATATTTTGCAGCAGTTGGGCGCCGGGGCGAAGCCGCAGATTGTGCTGTATAATAAGAAGGATATGTGTATCGAGGAGCAGCGCCACATGCTGCCCTTGGATGAGAGCCATTTCTTGATCAGCGCGTACGACGAAGCCGATCTTGAACAGGTGCGGCTTGCCGTGCAGCAGCATCTGTCGGGCCGCACGGTGACCTATCGGCTGCCGGGCGCGCGCGGGGATCTGATCGCGCTTGCCCACCGGATCGGCGAAGTGCTGGAGCAGGAAGCGGACGGCGAGGATGTGCGGCTGACTGTTCGTCTCGATCGGGCGGAAGCAGAGCTCCATAGCTACAAGCTGGAGCCTTATCTATCATAA
- the glnA gene encoding type I glutamate--ammonia ligase, with translation MGYTREDIVRIAEEQNVRFIRLQFTDLLGTIKNVEIPVSQLNKALDNKMMFDGSSIEGYVRIEESDMYLVPDLDTWVVFPWVTEDRVARLICDVYTTDGVPFAGCPRGILKRALKEAEEMGYTAMNVGPEPEFFLFKTDEKGNPTMELNDQGGYFDLAPTDLGENCRREIVLKLEEMGFEIEASHHEVAPGQHEIDFKYADAIKAADQIQTFKLVVKTIARQHGLHATFMAKPLFGVNGSGMHCNISLFQGKENAFYDEKDKLGLSDDARRFMAGVLKHARGFAAITNPTVNSYKRLVPGYEAPCYVAWSASNRSPMVRIPASRGLSTRVEVRNPDPSANPYLALAAILKAGLDGIKKNSALPAPTDRNIYVMTDEEREAEGIPSLPSSLKEALEALLRDEIICDSLGEHALQHFMELKEIEWDMYRTQVHQWERDQYMTLY, from the coding sequence GTGGGTTATACCAGAGAAGACATTGTACGCATCGCGGAAGAACAAAATGTACGATTTATCCGGCTTCAATTTACGGATTTGCTGGGAACGATCAAGAATGTGGAGATCCCGGTAAGCCAATTGAACAAGGCGCTGGACAACAAAATGATGTTTGACGGCTCTTCTATCGAAGGTTATGTGCGGATTGAAGAATCAGATATGTATCTGGTGCCTGATCTGGATACTTGGGTGGTATTCCCATGGGTAACGGAAGATCGTGTAGCACGGTTGATTTGTGACGTATATACAACAGACGGAGTTCCGTTCGCCGGATGTCCGCGCGGCATTCTGAAGCGGGCGCTGAAGGAAGCGGAAGAAATGGGCTATACGGCGATGAATGTCGGACCGGAGCCGGAGTTCTTCCTGTTCAAGACGGATGAGAAGGGCAATCCGACGATGGAGCTGAACGACCAGGGCGGCTATTTCGACTTGGCTCCGACGGACCTCGGGGAGAACTGCCGCCGCGAGATCGTATTGAAGCTGGAGGAAATGGGCTTTGAAATCGAAGCTTCTCACCATGAAGTAGCGCCGGGGCAGCATGAGATTGATTTCAAGTACGCGGACGCCATCAAGGCGGCCGACCAGATTCAGACCTTCAAGCTCGTCGTGAAGACGATCGCCCGTCAGCATGGCCTGCACGCCACTTTCATGGCGAAGCCGCTGTTCGGCGTGAACGGTTCCGGTATGCACTGTAACATCTCGCTGTTCCAGGGCAAGGAGAATGCTTTCTACGATGAGAAGGATAAGCTGGGCTTGAGCGACGATGCCCGCCGCTTCATGGCCGGGGTGTTGAAGCATGCCCGCGGCTTCGCGGCCATTACGAATCCGACGGTCAACTCCTACAAACGGCTTGTTCCGGGATACGAGGCTCCATGCTACGTCGCCTGGTCCGCGAGCAACCGCAGCCCGATGGTCCGCATTCCGGCATCCCGCGGCCTCAGCACGCGCGTCGAGGTGCGCAACCCGGATCCGTCGGCGAACCCATATTTGGCGTTGGCCGCCATTCTGAAGGCCGGATTGGACGGTATCAAGAAAAATTCCGCTCTGCCGGCGCCGACCGACCGGAACATCTACGTGATGACCGACGAAGAGCGGGAAGCGGAAGGCATCCCAAGCTTGCCATCCAGCCTCAAGGAAGCGCTGGAAGCATTGCTCCGCGACGAGATCATTTGCGATTCGCTCGGCGAGCATGCGCTGCAGCACTTCATGGAACTGAAGGAAATCGAGTGGGATATGTACCGCACACAGGTTCATCAGTGGGAACGCGATCAATATATGACCTTATATTAA
- a CDS encoding AAA family ATPase: MNVRLKAAGSNAEARPSRQINVVIRPVETPAESAAQQEQARTAGQDKSAMPAEGPFADIRKELDRLVGLEHMKEIAFELYAILQMNRRRQEAGLTCQPHVYHMVFKGNPGTGKTTVARIMAKMFQQLGLLSKGHLLEVERADLVGEYIGHTAQKTRDLIKKAMGGVLFIDEAYSLARGGEKDFGKEAVDTLVKAMEDQKNQFVLILAGYSEEMDWLMQTNSGLPSRFPIQVEFPDYTVDQLLLIAESIAKEQDYVLMPQSLSQLKNVILDEKILSSNLFSNARFVRNVMEKAMRNQAVRLLQTYPEQSPGKLELMTLRPEDLKWERK; the protein is encoded by the coding sequence ATGAACGTACGACTCAAAGCGGCCGGCTCGAATGCAGAAGCAAGACCTTCGCGTCAAATTAATGTCGTCATCCGTCCGGTGGAGACACCGGCCGAATCCGCGGCTCAGCAGGAGCAGGCCCGGACGGCCGGTCAGGATAAGTCGGCCATGCCGGCGGAAGGGCCTTTTGCCGATATCCGCAAGGAGCTGGACCGGCTCGTCGGTCTGGAGCATATGAAAGAAATCGCGTTTGAGCTCTATGCCATCCTGCAAATGAACCGCCGCCGCCAGGAAGCGGGTCTCACGTGCCAGCCTCATGTGTATCATATGGTTTTCAAAGGGAACCCGGGGACAGGCAAGACGACGGTTGCCCGAATTATGGCGAAAATGTTCCAGCAGCTCGGATTGCTGAGCAAAGGCCATCTGCTAGAAGTGGAGCGCGCGGATCTGGTTGGGGAATATATAGGGCATACGGCACAAAAGACGCGTGATTTGATCAAAAAGGCGATGGGCGGCGTCTTGTTCATTGATGAAGCATACAGCTTGGCTCGCGGCGGCGAGAAAGATTTCGGCAAAGAAGCGGTGGACACACTAGTAAAAGCGATGGAAGATCAGAAGAACCAGTTCGTTCTGATCTTGGCAGGGTATTCGGAAGAAATGGACTGGTTGATGCAGACGAATTCCGGGCTGCCCTCCCGTTTTCCGATTCAAGTCGAGTTCCCCGATTATACGGTCGATCAACTGCTGCTGATTGCGGAATCCATTGCCAAGGAGCAGGATTATGTACTGATGCCTCAATCTCTCTCGCAGCTGAAGAACGTCATTCTGGACGAGAAGATTCTGTCTTCCAACTTGTTCAGTAATGCGCGGTTCGTTCGCAATGTCATGGAGAAGGCGATGCGCAATCAAGCGGTGCGCTTGCTGCAGACCTACCCGGAACAGTCGCCGGGCAAGCTGGAGCTTATGACGCTCCGGCCGGAAGATTTAAAATGGGAGCGCAAATGA
- a CDS encoding tyrosine-type recombinase/integrase produces the protein MPKSSLFNAFSRILKRAGLPPWPIHSLRHTHAVKLLESGADMKYVQERLGHGSIQITCTPTYPKNLRLRIWTSLRITSKTFSNKIVGVLWVLHSATFPVSFHPQIKNPQKPCGSRDERINIRSYIDRVPTDEPVCGTYPTRFPSVP, from the coding sequence ATGCCAAAATCATCACTTTTTAATGCCTTCTCAAGGATCCTGAAGCGCGCCGGATTACCGCCGTGGCCGATCCATTCGCTGCGCCACACCCACGCCGTCAAATTGCTTGAGAGCGGCGCCGATATGAAATATGTCCAAGAACGGCTTGGCCACGGAAGTATTCAAATTACGTGTACGCCCACGTATCCAAAAAACTTGAGGCTACGAATATGGACAAGTTTGAGAATCACCTCAAAAACATTCTCGAATAAAATTGTGGGTGTTTTGTGGGTGCTCCACTCCGCTACCTTCCCCGTATCCTTTCACCCGCAAATTAAAAATCCCCAGAAGCCTTGCGGCTCTAGGGATGAAAGAATTAATATAAGGTCATATATTGATCGCGTTCCCACTGATGAACCTGTGTGCGGTACATATCCCACTCGATTTCCTTCAGTTCCATGA
- a CDS encoding aminotransferase class I/II-fold pyridoxal phosphate-dependent enzyme — translation MQFTDEMMKLAERVEEIIKDRVRDIESIAEQNQWKVIQAFQRHQVSDYHFAGSTGYGYNDRGREVLDEVYADVFGAEAALVRPHFVSGTHTIATALFAVLRPGDELLYITGTPYDTLHKVIGQEGDGTGSLRDWGIHYGEVELTDEGRVDWAEVERRISPRTKVIGIQRSRGYAWRTSFRVDEIADMVAQVKRLLPDAIVFVDNCYGEFTERLEPTEVGADLIAGSLIKNPGGGIAETGGYIAGKRRFVEAAAARLAAPGIGGEVGAMLGMTRAMYQGLFLAPSIVGQAVRGSVFAAAMFEELGFQSSPHWSAPRTDLIQAIRFDSAEHLIAFVQGIQKASAVDAHVVPVPWDMPGYEHPVIMAAGTFIQGGSLELSADAPIREPYTAYMQGGLTYAHAKLGAMTALSAMVERGLLKLS, via the coding sequence ATGCAATTTACAGATGAGATGATGAAGCTGGCAGAACGGGTAGAAGAAATAATCAAGGATCGGGTCCGGGACATCGAGTCGATTGCGGAACAGAACCAGTGGAAGGTCATTCAGGCTTTTCAGCGGCATCAGGTAAGCGATTATCATTTTGCCGGATCGACGGGCTACGGCTACAATGATCGGGGCAGAGAAGTGCTGGATGAGGTCTATGCTGACGTATTCGGCGCGGAGGCGGCGCTTGTGCGGCCTCATTTCGTATCGGGGACGCATACGATCGCGACCGCGCTGTTCGCGGTGCTCCGCCCGGGCGATGAGCTGCTGTATATTACCGGAACACCTTACGATACACTGCACAAGGTGATTGGACAAGAAGGCGACGGCACCGGCTCGCTTCGCGACTGGGGCATTCATTACGGTGAGGTGGAGCTGACGGATGAGGGCCGGGTCGATTGGGCGGAGGTCGAGCGGCGGATCTCGCCGCGCACGAAGGTGATTGGCATTCAGCGATCGCGCGGCTACGCCTGGCGGACATCGTTCCGCGTCGATGAGATCGCGGACATGGTTGCCCAGGTCAAGCGGCTGCTTCCGGATGCGATCGTGTTCGTCGATAACTGTTACGGCGAATTTACGGAACGGCTGGAGCCAACGGAGGTCGGAGCGGATCTGATTGCCGGTTCGCTCATCAAAAATCCGGGCGGCGGCATAGCCGAGACCGGAGGCTACATCGCCGGCAAGCGCCGCTTCGTGGAAGCGGCGGCGGCCCGGCTGGCCGCCCCGGGCATCGGGGGCGAAGTCGGGGCGATGCTCGGCATGACGCGCGCCATGTACCAAGGGCTCTTCCTTGCGCCGAGCATCGTGGGACAAGCCGTGCGCGGCAGCGTCTTCGCAGCGGCCATGTTCGAGGAGCTCGGATTCCAATCGTCTCCGCACTGGTCGGCGCCGCGGACGGATCTCATCCAGGCGATCCGCTTCGATTCCGCCGAGCATCTGATCGCCTTCGTGCAAGGGATCCAAAAGGCGTCCGCCGTCGATGCCCATGTCGTGCCGGTGCCATGGGATATGCCCGGCTATGAGCATCCGGTCATTATGGCGGCCGGCACCTTCATCCAGGGCGGGAGCCTGGAGCTGTCGGCGGATGCGCCGATACGGGAGCCGTATACGGCGTACATGCAGGGCGGATTGACTTATGCCCATGCGAAGCTGGGAGCGATGACCGCCTTGTCCGCCATGGTGGAGCGGGGGCTGCTGAAGCTGTCCTGA